The following coding sequences lie in one Thiohalospira halophila DSM 15071 genomic window:
- a CDS encoding N-acetylglutaminylglutamine amidotransferase: MCGIAGELRLDGTLPDLGRMDAMLARLERRGPDHVGSWSDGPLMFGHRRLSIIDLSARAHQPMVDAGLGLALVFNGAIYNYRDLRHELAGRGYQFFTEGDSEVILKAYAEWGERCPERLDGMFAFAIRELGTGRLFLARDRMGIKPLYHADGDGFFRFASNTQALLAGGGIDTRPDPVALHHQFTLHGVVPAPRTVMSGVRKLPPATSLTIGPDGERRERTYWRLRDRPRLEFGSEAEAVEATHEALRAAVARRRTVADVPVGVLLSGGLDSSLLVGLLHEAGEEDLRTFSIGFEDVGEEAGSEFEYSDAVAERFGTRHRRIHIPNEEVLPRLPEAVDAMSEPMFGQDAVAFYLLAERVSREVKVVLSGQGADEVFGGYFWYPQIAGDTEGTAADRLARYYFDREHDEYLTMVAEGLGGPDHTRAWVERELAETGEDDPVAAVLALDATRLVVDDPVKRVDNMTMAWGLEARVPFLDHRLVETAAELPAELRLRGDGGKYPLKAMARGLVPDSVIDRPKGYFPMPALKYVRGGFLEYMRDTLNSAAAYRRGVFRRDYIDMLLDAPESHHTRIQGSKLWHAALFEAWFQRHVDGG; the protein is encoded by the coding sequence ATGTGCGGAATCGCCGGAGAGCTGCGCCTGGACGGGACCCTGCCCGACCTGGGCCGGATGGACGCCATGCTCGCCCGCCTGGAGCGGCGCGGGCCCGATCACGTCGGGAGCTGGTCCGACGGGCCGCTGATGTTCGGCCACCGGCGGCTGTCCATCATCGACCTCTCCGCCCGCGCCCACCAGCCCATGGTGGACGCCGGCCTGGGGCTCGCCCTGGTCTTCAACGGCGCCATCTACAACTACCGCGACCTGCGCCACGAGCTGGCCGGCCGCGGCTACCAATTCTTCACCGAGGGCGACTCCGAGGTCATCCTCAAGGCCTACGCCGAGTGGGGGGAGCGCTGCCCGGAGCGGCTGGACGGGATGTTCGCCTTCGCCATCCGCGAGCTGGGCACCGGCCGGCTCTTCCTGGCGCGGGACCGCATGGGCATCAAGCCCCTCTACCACGCCGACGGCGACGGCTTCTTCCGCTTCGCCTCCAATACCCAGGCGCTGCTGGCCGGCGGCGGTATCGATACCCGCCCGGACCCGGTGGCCCTGCACCACCAGTTCACCCTCCACGGCGTGGTGCCGGCCCCGCGCACCGTAATGAGCGGCGTGCGCAAGCTGCCGCCGGCCACCAGCCTCACCATCGGGCCGGACGGCGAGCGCCGCGAGCGCACCTACTGGCGCCTGCGCGACCGCCCGCGGCTGGAATTCGGCAGCGAGGCGGAGGCGGTGGAGGCGACCCACGAGGCGCTGCGCGCGGCGGTGGCCCGGCGGCGGACGGTGGCCGACGTCCCGGTGGGGGTCCTGCTCTCCGGCGGCCTGGACTCCAGCCTGCTGGTGGGGCTCCTCCACGAGGCCGGGGAGGAGGACCTGCGCACCTTCTCCATCGGTTTCGAGGACGTGGGCGAGGAGGCCGGCTCGGAGTTCGAGTACTCCGACGCCGTGGCCGAGCGCTTCGGCACCCGCCACCGCCGCATCCACATCCCCAACGAGGAGGTCCTGCCGCGCCTGCCGGAGGCGGTGGACGCCATGTCCGAGCCCATGTTCGGCCAGGATGCGGTGGCCTTCTATCTCCTGGCCGAGCGGGTGAGCCGGGAGGTGAAGGTGGTCCTCTCCGGCCAGGGGGCGGACGAGGTCTTCGGCGGCTACTTCTGGTATCCGCAGATCGCCGGGGACACCGAGGGCACGGCCGCCGACCGGCTGGCGCGCTACTACTTCGACCGCGAGCACGATGAGTATCTGACCATGGTGGCCGAGGGGCTGGGCGGCCCCGACCACACCCGCGCCTGGGTGGAGCGGGAGCTGGCGGAGACCGGCGAGGACGACCCGGTAGCCGCCGTGCTCGCCCTGGATGCCACCCGGCTGGTGGTGGACGACCCCGTCAAGCGGGTGGACAACATGACCATGGCCTGGGGGCTGGAGGCGCGCGTCCCCTTCCTGGACCACCGGCTGGTGGAGACCGCCGCCGAGCTGCCGGCGGAGCTGCGCCTGCGCGGGGACGGCGGCAAGTATCCGCTCAAGGCCATGGCCCGGGGGCTGGTGCCGGACTCGGTCATCGACCGGCCCAAGGGCTACTTCCCCATGCCGGCGCTGAAGTACGTGCGCGGCGGCTTCCTGGAGTACATGCGCGACACCCTCAACAGCGCCGCCGCCTACCGGCGCGGGGTCTTCCGGCGGGACTACATCGACATGCTGCTGGATGCGCCGGAGTCCCACCACACCCGGATCCAGGGCTCCAAGCTCTGGCACGCCGCGCTCTTCGAGGCCTGGTTCCAGCGGCACGTGGATGGGGGCTAA
- the grxD gene encoding Grx4 family monothiol glutaredoxin produces the protein MEALDRIKEQVETHPVIIYMKGTPKLPQCGFSMRAAQALQSTGQEFAYVNILEDPEIMQALPQFADWPTFPQIYINGELIGGCDITVEMAGNGELTQMVEQAVSANQ, from the coding sequence ATGGAAGCACTGGACCGGATCAAGGAGCAGGTGGAGACCCACCCCGTCATCATCTACATGAAGGGCACCCCCAAGCTGCCGCAGTGCGGCTTCTCCATGCGGGCGGCCCAGGCCCTGCAGTCCACCGGCCAGGAGTTCGCCTACGTGAACATCCTCGAGGACCCGGAGATCATGCAGGCCCTGCCGCAGTTCGCGGACTGGCCGACCTTCCCCCAGATCTACATCAACGGCGAACTCATCGGCGGCTGCGACATCACCGTGGAGATGGCCGGCAATGGTGAGCTGACCCAGATGGTGGAGCAGGCGGTGTCTGCCAACCAGTAG
- a CDS encoding cytochrome-c peroxidase — translation MKRITSILVAGALGGFAGVAAAQQWPAMPEEPPTPEDNPTTEAKVELGKKLYFDPRISSTGTVSCNTCHNVMEGGDDGRRTSMGVHGETGPRNAPTVWNAAFLSVQFWDGRADTLEDQAAGPIVNPVEMGMPDHAFTAERIGGIEGYREEFKEVFGSEEVNIERMTKAIGAYERTLLTPDTPYNNYVNGDEDAMTDKQLRGMETFKEVGCTSCHSGPAFAGPQMPLGTGFFQKFPTFEDNQYVEKYDLMEDTGRHAATGNESHKHMWRVPTLYNVELTAPYFHNGAVNSLDEAVRLMGKTQLNKELSDQQVEDIVAFMGALTANSFPDQELPRVPSMSGKSSVLEYRP, via the coding sequence ATGAAGCGTATTACCTCCATCCTCGTCGCCGGGGCCCTCGGCGGCTTCGCCGGGGTCGCCGCCGCCCAGCAGTGGCCGGCCATGCCCGAGGAGCCGCCGACGCCGGAGGACAATCCGACCACCGAGGCCAAGGTGGAACTGGGCAAGAAGCTCTACTTCGACCCGCGGATCTCCTCCACCGGCACGGTCTCCTGCAACACCTGCCATAACGTCATGGAGGGGGGCGACGACGGCCGTCGGACCTCCATGGGCGTCCACGGCGAGACCGGCCCGCGCAATGCACCCACGGTCTGGAACGCCGCCTTCCTGTCGGTCCAGTTCTGGGACGGCCGCGCCGATACCCTCGAGGACCAGGCCGCCGGCCCCATCGTCAATCCGGTGGAGATGGGCATGCCGGACCACGCCTTCACCGCCGAGCGGATTGGCGGCATCGAGGGCTACCGCGAGGAGTTCAAGGAGGTCTTCGGTAGCGAAGAGGTCAACATTGAGCGCATGACCAAGGCCATCGGCGCCTATGAGCGGACCCTGCTGACCCCCGACACGCCGTACAACAACTACGTGAACGGCGACGAGGATGCCATGACCGACAAGCAGCTGCGCGGCATGGAGACCTTCAAGGAGGTCGGCTGCACCAGCTGCCACAGCGGCCCGGCCTTCGCCGGCCCGCAGATGCCGCTGGGCACCGGGTTCTTCCAGAAGTTCCCGACCTTCGAGGACAACCAGTACGTCGAAAAGTACGACCTCATGGAAGACACCGGCCGCCACGCGGCCACCGGCAACGAGAGCCACAAGCACATGTGGCGCGTGCCGACCCTCTACAACGTCGAGCTCACCGCCCCCTACTTCCATAACGGTGCGGTGAACAGCCTCGACGAGGCCGTCCGGCTCATGGGCAAGACCCAGCTCAACAAGGAGCTGAGCGACCAGCAGGTGGAGGACATCGTGGCCTTCATGGGTGCGCTCACCGCCAACAGCTTCCCCGACCAGGAGCTGCCGCGGGTGCCCTCCATGTCCGGCAAGAGCTCGGTCCTCGAGTACCGGCCGTAA
- the rnt gene encoding ribonuclease T: MDPTTRFRGYLPVVVDVETAGFNPQGDALLELAAVPVVPGEGGWHPGAVHEAAVEPFPGANLEESALKFTGIDPADPLRGALPEAEALTEVLNPVRRAVADHDCKRAILVGHNAAFDHAFLNAAVNRTGFKRNPFHPFSSFDTATLAGLAYGHTVLARAMERAGLEWDDERAHSAAYDAERTAALFATIVNTWDHFIGIPGGE, translated from the coding sequence ATGGATCCGACCACCCGCTTCCGTGGCTACCTCCCCGTCGTGGTGGACGTGGAGACCGCCGGCTTCAACCCCCAGGGCGATGCCCTGCTGGAGCTGGCCGCGGTCCCCGTGGTCCCCGGTGAGGGGGGGTGGCACCCGGGTGCCGTCCACGAGGCGGCGGTGGAGCCCTTCCCCGGCGCCAACCTGGAGGAGTCGGCCCTGAAGTTCACCGGCATCGACCCGGCCGACCCGCTACGCGGCGCCCTGCCCGAGGCCGAGGCGCTAACGGAGGTGCTGAACCCGGTACGCCGGGCGGTGGCCGACCACGACTGCAAGCGCGCCATCCTGGTGGGCCACAATGCGGCCTTCGACCACGCCTTCCTGAATGCGGCGGTGAACCGCACCGGCTTCAAGCGCAATCCCTTCCACCCCTTCTCCAGCTTCGATACCGCCACCCTGGCGGGCCTGGCCTACGGCCATACCGTCCTGGCCCGGGCCATGGAGCGCGCCGGCCTGGAGTGGGACGACGAGCGCGCCCACTCCGCCGCCTACGACGCCGAACGCACCGCGGCGCTGTTCGCCACCATCGTGAACACCTGGGACCACTTCATCGGCATCCCCGGCGGGGAGTAG
- a CDS encoding methyltransferase family protein has protein sequence MLDRQFWKSARVPTARLFIVAVVLYSFVWQRIEVPPLTSALSLAGIALAVLGVLVRGLAAGYLHKNQELATDGIYALARHPLYLGSSLIALGLMLVIRDPVVAGALVAVMVITYLPTIASEEAKMAHRFPEAWPGYRDSTPRLLPRIDRAGRIARGGWDAAQWRRNTEYNAPLAVLLALVALQLYRLFV, from the coding sequence ATGCTGGACCGGCAATTCTGGAAGAGCGCGCGGGTACCCACTGCGCGGTTGTTCATCGTGGCCGTGGTGCTCTACAGCTTCGTCTGGCAGCGCATCGAAGTGCCGCCGCTGACCTCGGCGCTCAGCCTGGCGGGCATCGCCCTGGCCGTGCTCGGCGTTCTGGTTCGCGGCCTGGCCGCCGGCTATCTGCACAAGAACCAAGAGCTGGCCACCGACGGCATCTACGCCCTGGCCCGCCACCCGCTCTACCTGGGCTCCAGCCTCATCGCCCTGGGGCTGATGCTGGTCATCCGCGACCCGGTAGTAGCCGGGGCACTGGTGGCGGTCATGGTAATCACCTACCTCCCCACCATCGCCAGCGAGGAGGCCAAGATGGCCCACCGCTTCCCGGAGGCGTGGCCCGGCTACCGCGATTCCACTCCCCGACTCCTGCCCCGCATCGACCGGGCCGGCCGGATCGCCCGGGGCGGCTGGGACGCAGCCCAGTGGCGCCGCAATACCGAGTACAACGCGCCGCTGGCGGTCCTGCTGGCCCTGGTCGCCCTCCAGCTCTACCGCCTCTTCGTCTAG
- a CDS encoding TraB/GumN family protein: MIRSLLAVVLLLLPALAAARPGLFYTVTDPAGEPAAWVYATLPSSDPRIRRLPSPVERALDRADGLVVGVRPDAAARREVADASQLPPGEDLRDPLGLSLFARAHRALEGSGLSREELARLQPWAVALALATPTGLDPAGPVLPLIQRARRTGLPIHGLESASEHIAALAGLSLPDKVGLIAHLTEFRPRLGRWQARQEAAWLEQDPGAVARRFVELVEGADEEVSAAFRQAVIVQRGQRMAARLERRLAEGQRPLVALHALHVPRILERLEAAGYRVSRAD, from the coding sequence ATGATCCGCAGCCTCCTGGCCGTTGTCCTGCTCCTGCTCCCCGCCCTCGCGGCGGCGCGGCCGGGGCTTTTCTACACCGTGACGGATCCCGCCGGGGAACCGGCCGCGTGGGTCTACGCCACCCTCCCCTCAAGCGATCCGCGGATCCGGCGTCTGCCGTCCCCCGTGGAGCGTGCCCTGGACCGCGCCGACGGCCTGGTCGTGGGCGTGCGACCGGACGCGGCGGCCCGCCGCGAGGTGGCGGACGCGAGCCAGCTGCCCCCGGGCGAGGATCTGCGGGACCCGCTGGGGCTCTCGCTCTTTGCCCGGGCCCACCGCGCCCTGGAGGGGAGCGGCCTCTCCCGGGAGGAGCTGGCGCGCCTGCAACCCTGGGCGGTGGCCCTCGCCCTGGCCACGCCGACGGGGCTCGACCCGGCGGGACCGGTCCTCCCCCTGATCCAGCGCGCCCGGCGGACCGGCCTGCCCATCCACGGCCTGGAGAGCGCTTCCGAGCATATCGCGGCCCTGGCGGGGCTGAGCCTGCCGGACAAGGTCGGCCTCATCGCCCATCTGACCGAGTTCCGGCCCCGGCTGGGGCGCTGGCAGGCCCGCCAGGAGGCGGCCTGGCTGGAGCAGGACCCCGGCGCGGTGGCCCGCCGCTTCGTCGAGCTCGTGGAGGGGGCCGACGAGGAGGTCTCCGCGGCCTTTCGCCAGGCGGTGATCGTCCAGCGCGGGCAGCGCATGGCCGCGCGGCTGGAGCGCCGACTGGCCGAGGGCCAGCGGCCCCTGGTGGCGCTCCATGCCCTGCACGTCCCCCGGATCCTGGAGCGCCTGGAGGCGGCCGGCTACCGGGTGAGCCGAGCCGACTGA
- the pyrC gene encoding dihydroorotase: METNPQRLTLPRPDDWHLHLRDGAILEAVAGHSAATFARAIIMPNLQPPVTTTALAAEYRERIRAALPAGSDFQPLMTLYLTDNTEPAEIDRAVDSGLVFAVKLYPAGATTHSDAGVTDLATLTPTLERMAERGLPLLIHGEVTDPAVDIFDREAVFIERVLTPLRTRVPALRIVLEHITTRQAAEWVRDADDGVAATITPQHLLHNRNDLLVGGIRPHRYCLPILKREEHRQAVVAAATSGSPKFFAGTDSAPHPRGAKESACGCAGIYSAPQALPLYAEAFEAAGALERLGDFVGGFGADFYRLPRNRETVELVREPWTAPTAYPAGEETIVPLRAGETLAWRVAGMSD; encoded by the coding sequence ATGGAGACAAACCCGCAACGCCTGACCCTGCCCCGCCCCGACGACTGGCACCTCCACCTGCGGGACGGCGCCATCCTGGAGGCGGTGGCCGGCCACAGCGCCGCCACCTTCGCCCGGGCCATCATCATGCCCAACCTCCAGCCACCGGTGACCACCACCGCCCTGGCGGCGGAGTACCGGGAGCGGATCCGGGCCGCCCTGCCGGCGGGCAGCGACTTCCAGCCGCTGATGACCCTCTACCTCACCGACAACACCGAGCCGGCCGAGATCGACCGCGCCGTGGACAGCGGCCTGGTCTTCGCCGTGAAGCTCTACCCGGCGGGGGCGACCACCCACTCCGATGCCGGCGTGACCGACCTGGCCACCCTGACGCCGACCCTGGAGCGCATGGCCGAACGCGGCCTGCCGCTGCTCATCCACGGCGAGGTCACCGACCCGGCGGTGGACATCTTCGACCGCGAGGCGGTCTTCATCGAGCGCGTGCTCACCCCGCTGCGGACGCGGGTACCGGCGCTGCGCATCGTGCTGGAGCACATCACCACCCGCCAGGCGGCGGAATGGGTGCGGGACGCCGACGACGGGGTGGCCGCCACCATCACGCCCCAGCACCTGCTCCACAACCGCAACGACCTGCTGGTGGGCGGGATCCGGCCCCACCGCTACTGCCTGCCCATCCTCAAGCGCGAGGAGCACCGCCAGGCGGTGGTGGCCGCCGCCACCTCCGGCTCGCCGAAGTTCTTCGCCGGCACCGACAGCGCCCCGCATCCGCGCGGGGCCAAGGAGAGCGCCTGTGGCTGCGCCGGGATCTACTCCGCGCCCCAGGCCCTGCCGCTCTACGCCGAGGCCTTCGAGGCCGCCGGCGCCCTGGAGCGCCTGGGGGACTTCGTGGGGGGATTCGGGGCCGACTTCTACCGCCTGCCCCGGAACCGGGAGACGGTGGAGCTGGTCCGGGAGCCGTGGACGGCACCGACCGCCTACCCCGCCGGGGAGGAGACCATCGTCCCCCTGCGGGCGGGGGAGACCCTGGCGTGGCGAGTGGCCGGCATGAGCGACTGA
- a CDS encoding class II fumarate hydratase: protein MASDDGYRIEHDSMGEVAVPARALWGASTQRAVENFPISGQPLPPALIHALGHIKAACATAAAELGTLDTPRAEAIIAAARRVAAGEFDDHFPVDVFQTGSGTSSNMNANEVIARVASEASGLTIHPNDHVNVGQSSNDVFPSAVQVAAALTVTGVLDPALAHLAAALEARAAELDDTVKTGRTHLMDAMPVTLGQEITTWARQMETARQRLAESAPRLADLPLGGTAVGTGVNAPAGFGARTAAALSAETGHDFTAQDHPFVGISAPDVAAEVSGQMKAAAAGLMKIANDLRWMNSGPLAGLAEITLPALQPGSSIMPGKVNPVIPEAAAQVCAQVIGNDAAVTTAVQSGNFQLNVMLPLIGRNLVESATLLAGASNALADKAVAGFHVNRQNLQQALARNPVLVTALNPVIGYEKGALIAKRAQAEGRSVLEIAREETDLEEAELRRLLDPAGLTGHDPDQAPV, encoded by the coding sequence ATGGCGAGCGACGACGGCTACCGCATCGAACACGACAGCATGGGCGAGGTCGCGGTCCCCGCCCGGGCGCTCTGGGGCGCCTCCACCCAGCGGGCAGTGGAGAACTTCCCCATCAGCGGCCAGCCGCTGCCGCCGGCCCTCATCCACGCCCTGGGCCATATCAAGGCGGCCTGCGCCACTGCCGCCGCCGAGCTGGGCACGCTGGATACCCCGCGAGCCGAGGCCATCATCGCCGCCGCCCGGCGCGTGGCCGCCGGCGAGTTCGACGACCACTTCCCGGTGGATGTCTTCCAGACCGGCTCCGGCACCAGCTCCAACATGAACGCCAACGAGGTCATCGCCCGGGTCGCCAGCGAGGCCAGCGGCCTGACCATCCATCCCAATGACCACGTCAACGTCGGCCAGTCCTCCAACGACGTCTTCCCCTCCGCCGTCCAGGTGGCGGCGGCGCTCACCGTTACCGGGGTGCTGGACCCGGCCCTGGCCCACCTGGCCGCCGCCCTGGAGGCGCGCGCCGCGGAGCTGGACGACACGGTCAAGACCGGCCGCACCCACCTCATGGACGCCATGCCGGTGACCCTGGGCCAGGAGATCACCACCTGGGCGCGGCAGATGGAGACCGCGCGCCAGCGCCTGGCCGAGTCGGCCCCGCGCCTGGCCGACCTCCCCCTGGGCGGTACCGCGGTAGGCACCGGCGTGAATGCCCCGGCCGGCTTCGGCGCCCGCACCGCCGCCGCCCTGAGCGCGGAGACCGGCCACGACTTCACCGCCCAGGACCACCCCTTCGTGGGGATCAGCGCCCCGGATGTCGCCGCCGAGGTCAGTGGCCAGATGAAGGCGGCGGCCGCCGGCCTGATGAAGATCGCCAACGACCTGCGCTGGATGAACTCCGGCCCCCTGGCCGGGCTGGCCGAGATCACCCTGCCGGCGCTGCAGCCCGGCTCCTCCATCATGCCCGGCAAGGTGAACCCGGTGATCCCGGAGGCCGCCGCACAGGTCTGCGCCCAGGTCATCGGCAACGACGCCGCCGTGACCACCGCTGTCCAGTCGGGGAACTTCCAGCTCAACGTCATGCTGCCGCTCATCGGCCGCAACCTGGTGGAATCGGCGACCCTGCTCGCCGGCGCCAGCAACGCCCTGGCCGACAAGGCCGTGGCCGGCTTCCACGTGAACCGGCAGAACCTGCAGCAGGCGCTGGCGCGCAATCCCGTCCTGGTCACCGCGCTCAACCCGGTCATCGGCTACGAGAAGGGGGCACTCATCGCCAAGCGGGCGCAGGCGGAGGGCCGTTCGGTGCTGGAGATCGCCCGCGAGGAGACCGACCTGGAAGAGGCGGAGCTGCGCCGGCTGCTGGACCCGGCGGGGCTCACCGGCCACGACCCCGATCAGGCGCCGGTATAG
- the pdhA gene encoding pyruvate dehydrogenase (acetyl-transferring) E1 component subunit alpha — MDTADKKRLLRSMLLARRFEERCYEAYVERRIGGFLHLYPGQEACAHGVMEAARPGHDYVITGYRDHVHAILAGADPKKVMAELFGKEGGSSKGRGGSMHIFDVENRFMGGYALVGGPFPLAAGMAKTLKLKGGDEIAICFLGDAANNQGTFHESMNMAALWDLPVLYVCENNLYGIGTRIDRSTAVTDQYQRVCGYGIEADQVDGQDVETVHEAAHKAVEHVRSGKGPYFLELLTYRYRGHSMSDSNAYREKEEERRWSTRDPIITLRDRLIEAGELTEDDYKAMDTEILDYLENEVVPYAEQSPEPDPAEVERYTLAENDPYVKGGAR; from the coding sequence ATGGACACCGCGGACAAGAAACGCCTGCTGCGCTCCATGCTCCTGGCGCGGCGCTTCGAGGAGCGCTGCTACGAGGCCTACGTGGAGCGGCGCATCGGAGGATTCCTCCATCTCTACCCCGGGCAGGAGGCCTGCGCCCACGGCGTGATGGAGGCCGCCCGGCCGGGCCATGACTACGTCATCACCGGCTATCGCGACCACGTGCACGCCATCCTTGCCGGCGCCGACCCCAAGAAGGTCATGGCGGAGCTCTTCGGCAAGGAGGGTGGCTCCAGCAAGGGTCGCGGCGGTTCCATGCACATCTTCGACGTGGAGAACCGCTTCATGGGCGGGTATGCCCTGGTGGGCGGACCCTTCCCCCTGGCCGCCGGCATGGCCAAGACCCTCAAGCTCAAGGGCGGCGACGAGATCGCCATCTGCTTCCTGGGTGATGCCGCCAACAACCAGGGCACCTTCCACGAGTCCATGAACATGGCCGCCCTGTGGGACCTGCCGGTGCTCTACGTCTGCGAGAACAACCTCTACGGCATCGGCACCCGCATCGACCGCTCCACCGCCGTCACCGACCAGTACCAGCGGGTCTGCGGCTACGGCATCGAGGCCGACCAGGTGGACGGCCAGGATGTGGAGACGGTCCACGAGGCCGCCCATAAGGCCGTGGAGCATGTCCGTAGCGGCAAGGGCCCCTACTTCCTGGAGCTGCTCACCTACCGCTACCGCGGCCACTCCATGTCCGACTCCAACGCCTATCGCGAGAAGGAAGAGGAGCGCCGCTGGAGCACCCGGGACCCGATCATCACCCTGCGGGACCGCCTCATCGAGGCGGGTGAGCTCACCGAGGACGACTACAAGGCCATGGACACCGAGATCCTGGATTACCTGGAGAACGAGGTGGTGCCCTACGCCGAGCAGTCGCCGGAGCCGGACCCGGCGGAGGTGGAGCGCTACACGCTCGCCGAGAACGACCCGTACGTGAAGGGAGGGGCCCGCTGA
- a CDS encoding alpha-ketoacid dehydrogenase subunit beta — protein MSEMMMWDALRRAHDEEMSRDPLVFCMGEDVGVMGGTYKATQGLYDKYGADRVIDTPISENGYTGLGIGASFIGARPIIEIMSVNFAWLAMDQMFNSAAKVRYMSGGQLTAPCVIRSPGGVAHQLAGQHSARMEKVFMGIAGMRVVTPSNPRQAYGLLKSAVRCDDPVFMNEHELMYNLKGEVPDDESFTPLEGSEVARQGRDVTLFGYNISVHWALEAAEVLSREDGIEAEVVDLYALSPLDRQGIRESVSRTHKAVVVEEAEPACGVGSEVAAVINEECFFELDGPPRRVSAKNVPMPYSRTLEKAVVPGAKDVVTAVRQLFGRG, from the coding sequence ATGAGCGAGATGATGATGTGGGACGCGCTGCGCCGCGCCCATGACGAAGAGATGAGCCGCGATCCCCTGGTCTTCTGCATGGGCGAGGACGTGGGCGTGATGGGCGGGACCTACAAGGCCACCCAGGGGCTCTACGACAAGTACGGCGCCGACCGGGTCATCGATACCCCGATCTCCGAGAACGGTTATACCGGGCTGGGCATCGGCGCGTCCTTCATCGGCGCCCGGCCCATCATCGAGATCATGTCGGTGAACTTTGCCTGGCTGGCCATGGACCAGATGTTCAACTCCGCCGCCAAGGTGCGCTACATGTCCGGCGGGCAGCTCACCGCCCCCTGCGTCATCCGCTCCCCGGGTGGCGTGGCCCACCAGCTCGCCGGGCAGCACTCGGCGCGCATGGAGAAGGTCTTCATGGGCATCGCCGGGATGCGGGTGGTCACCCCCTCCAATCCGCGCCAGGCCTACGGTCTGCTGAAGTCGGCGGTGCGCTGTGACGACCCCGTCTTCATGAACGAGCACGAGCTCATGTACAACCTCAAGGGCGAGGTCCCGGACGACGAGTCCTTCACCCCCCTGGAGGGCTCCGAGGTGGCGCGCCAGGGTCGCGACGTGACCCTGTTCGGCTACAACATCTCCGTCCACTGGGCCCTGGAGGCCGCCGAGGTCCTCTCCCGCGAGGACGGCATCGAGGCGGAGGTGGTCGACCTCTACGCCCTCTCCCCGCTGGACCGCCAGGGGATCCGCGAGTCCGTCTCGCGGACCCACAAGGCGGTGGTGGTGGAGGAGGCCGAGCCCGCCTGTGGCGTGGGTTCCGAGGTGGCCGCCGTGATCAACGAGGAGTGCTTCTTCGAGCTCGACGGCCCGCCCCGGCGCGTATCGGCGAAGAACGTCCCCATGCCCTACAGCCGCACCCTGGAGAAGGCGGTGGTGCCGGGCGCCAAGGACGTGGTGACCGCCGTCCGCCAGCTCTTCGGCAGGGGCTGA